One Aciduliprofundum boonei T469 genomic region harbors:
- a CDS encoding acylphosphatase, translated as MKEIKAHVFFSGRVQGVFFRAFTRDNALKLGVRGWVRNLPDGRVEAVFEGPEDKVEKLIYLCRYKHPHARVDDIEIEYGEPEGYKDFRVRY; from the coding sequence ATGAAAGAGATAAAGGCCCATGTCTTCTTTTCTGGCCGCGTGCAGGGTGTATTCTTCAGAGCATTTACAAGGGATAACGCTCTCAAGCTCGGGGTGCGTGGCTGGGTAAGAAACCTTCCCGATGGTAGGGTTGAGGCGGTGTTTGAAGGCCCTGAGGATAAAGTGGAGAAGTTGATTTATCTATGCAGGTACAAGCACCCCCATGCCCGCGTAGATGATATTGAAATTGAGTATGGTGAGCCAGAAGGATACAAGGATTTCAGGGTGAGGTACTGA
- the pyrE gene encoding orotate phosphoribosyltransferase, whose amino-acid sequence MLKEKLIECGAIKFGDFTLASGKKSKYYVDIKKASTKYEILELMGNMLAEKVKGDMLAGVELGAVPLVAITAIKAKRDYLIIRKEKKGYGTSKLIEGDYKEGQEVDIIEDVVTTGGSVLRAIKILRSAGLTVNRVICVVDREEGGKENLEKEGVELISLIKARELL is encoded by the coding sequence ATGCTTAAAGAAAAACTTATTGAATGCGGAGCCATAAAATTTGGAGATTTCACCCTAGCATCTGGAAAGAAAAGTAAGTACTATGTGGACATAAAGAAGGCAAGCACAAAATACGAAATATTGGAGCTAATGGGAAATATGCTTGCAGAGAAAGTAAAAGGAGATATGTTAGCTGGGGTAGAGCTTGGAGCTGTGCCTCTTGTTGCAATAACGGCTATTAAGGCAAAGAGGGATTACCTAATAATAAGAAAAGAGAAAAAGGGATATGGGACTTCCAAGTTAATTGAAGGAGATTATAAAGAGGGGCAAGAGGTTGATATAATTGAAGATGTTGTGACAACAGGTGGCTCTGTCTTGCGTGCTATAAAAATTTTACGCAGTGCTGGACTCACGGTAAATAGGGTAATATGCGTTGTTGATAGAGAAGAAGGAGGTAAAGAGAATCTGGAAAAAGAAGGAGTAGAATTAATATCGTTAATTAAGGCAAGAGAGCTCCTTTAA
- a CDS encoding ATP/GTP-binding protein has translation MIANLFVVGPAGSGKSTFTAAFREWMIKNEYDTVVVNLDPGAEILPYTPDVDIRDIVDLNSIMNEYGLGPNGAQIVAADMIANFVEELKSEVDNYEADYIIYDTAGQIELFAFRAASKFIVDYLGGDRSMLAFLFDPSLAKTPSGFVSLLILSSSVYFRFYIPFINILSKVDIVEDNDLYNIAEWSKNWNSLYDALITENPSMRKELSIELFKALENIDAFRTLIPTSARMLYGYEDVYTALQLTFAGGEDIEKR, from the coding sequence ATGATTGCAAATTTGTTCGTGGTTGGTCCTGCGGGAAGTGGAAAAAGTACATTCACTGCTGCTTTTAGAGAGTGGATGATAAAAAACGAGTATGATACGGTAGTGGTTAATCTTGATCCCGGTGCAGAAATCTTGCCCTATACTCCTGATGTTGATATACGAGATATAGTTGACTTAAATTCAATTATGAACGAATACGGTTTAGGACCCAATGGTGCTCAAATTGTGGCGGCTGATATGATTGCCAATTTTGTAGAGGAGCTGAAGAGCGAAGTGGATAATTACGAGGCAGATTACATAATATACGATACTGCAGGCCAAATTGAATTATTCGCATTCAGAGCCGCTAGCAAGTTCATAGTTGATTATCTTGGAGGAGATAGAAGCATGCTCGCATTTCTATTTGATCCATCATTGGCTAAGACTCCCTCTGGATTCGTATCTCTTTTAATTTTATCCTCTTCAGTTTATTTTAGATTTTACATCCCATTCATAAACATACTCTCCAAGGTTGATATCGTAGAAGACAATGACCTCTACAACATTGCTGAATGGAGTAAGAACTGGAATTCTCTTTACGATGCTCTGATAACAGAGAATCCAAGCATGCGTAAGGAACTGAGCATTGAATTATTCAAAGCCCTTGAAAATATAGATGCTTTTCGCACTTTAATTCCAACATCCGCACGAATGCTCTACGGGTATGAGGATGTTTATACTGCTCTTCAATTGACATTTGCAGGTGGGGAAGATATAGAGAAAAGATGA
- a CDS encoding DNA polymerase II large subunit, producing MVEASKDMLRYFEELERNAEEIYKIAREARSMRFDPVPDVEIPRAKDLAARVEELTGVKGIADEIRELSKSHDRGMVSLLMAKRIAKKFDRKDEALDKAIRVGLAILTEGILVAPLEGIANVKIKKNDDGTDYVSIYYAGPIRGAGGTAQALSVLIADVVRRELEIGRYKPTEAEIERYKEEIQLYDRIHHLQYRPTNEEIELVVNNCPVCIDGEGTEKVEVSGYRNLPRIDTNRVRGGMCLVLAEGLLQKTKKIKAYVDMLKIDGWDWIKKLIPEVKEDKFELKPLKKFMKDVIAGRPIFSYPMAPGGFRLRYGRCRAGGLATLSVNPATMYILNKFIAIGTQLKVERPGKAGGMTSCDSIEGPIVLLKNGDLIQINELEKAREYYDSVVEIVDVGEMLIPYGEFLENNHPLIPGAYAVEWWEQEAERVGFHGEIKNSFEAFQISEEYSVPLHPDYNLFWHDLSLEELRKLSEFLENHSFWKDEKLYVEKNWEIKEILKKLGALHLEREYYILDRYAYPLLRGVGLDLKDGKIVRRKEIKEGNIMDVVSELAGVKIRERAPVRIGARMGRPEKAAPRKMKPPIHSLFPIGDAGGNRRLITEAINKKIIPIEIGIRKCPKCGEKTILPFCPKCGAPTQFMEKVVVKKVDISDLFARAQEYLGENVDWDVKGVKKMMSQEHIPERLEKGILRAKNGVYVFKDGTARFDMSDIAITHFRPKEIGLSVEKARKLGYTKDYLGHDLKDGEQLCELKVQDIIIPKSAADYLIKIANYVDDLLEKFYKMKRFYNVKKREDLIGHLVIGLAPHTSAGILGRIIGFSDANVGFAHPFFHAAKRRNCDGDEDSIMLLLEGLLDFSRKFLPSTRGGLMDAPLVLTTRITPTEIDKEALHVDVMERYPLEFYEATLKYAKPDEVADIMDFVKKRIETPRQYEGFKFTHDTRDINVGVLTSAYKVLGSMQEKLDSQLQLARKIRAVDEHDMAARIIAHHFIPDIMGNLKKFGTQGFRCTKCGAKYRRVPLNNVCPKCGGNVILTVSEGSVKKYLDKALNLAEEYDVPLYVKQRVLALKESVDSLFAEEEEKNKITLESFLAV from the coding sequence ATGGTAGAAGCAAGCAAGGATATGCTCAGATATTTTGAGGAGCTTGAAAGGAATGCGGAAGAAATTTACAAAATCGCCAGAGAAGCTCGGAGCATGAGATTTGACCCCGTACCCGATGTTGAAATTCCCCGTGCTAAAGACCTTGCTGCAAGGGTCGAAGAATTAACAGGAGTTAAGGGTATAGCGGATGAAATCAGAGAGCTCAGCAAGAGCCATGATAGGGGTATGGTCTCGCTCTTGATGGCAAAGAGGATAGCAAAGAAATTTGATAGAAAGGATGAAGCGTTGGATAAGGCGATAAGAGTTGGACTTGCAATTCTAACAGAAGGTATATTAGTCGCACCGCTTGAAGGTATTGCAAATGTAAAGATAAAGAAAAATGATGATGGCACGGACTATGTGTCCATATACTATGCTGGTCCGATTAGGGGGGCGGGAGGTACTGCTCAGGCGTTGAGCGTACTTATTGCGGATGTTGTAAGAAGAGAGCTTGAGATAGGAAGGTATAAACCTACAGAAGCGGAGATTGAAAGGTACAAAGAAGAAATCCAATTATACGATAGAATTCATCATTTACAGTACAGGCCTACAAATGAAGAGATTGAGCTCGTTGTGAATAATTGTCCAGTTTGCATTGATGGTGAAGGTACCGAAAAGGTTGAGGTTAGCGGTTATAGGAATCTCCCAAGAATAGATACAAATAGGGTTAGAGGCGGTATGTGTCTAGTTCTTGCAGAGGGTTTATTGCAGAAAACAAAGAAGATAAAAGCGTATGTTGATATGCTGAAAATAGACGGCTGGGATTGGATAAAAAAATTGATTCCGGAAGTGAAAGAGGACAAGTTTGAATTAAAGCCCCTCAAAAAATTTATGAAGGATGTTATAGCAGGAAGGCCCATATTCTCGTATCCAATGGCTCCTGGAGGTTTTCGCCTTAGGTATGGAAGATGCCGTGCAGGAGGCTTAGCCACGCTAAGTGTAAATCCTGCCACGATGTATATATTGAATAAATTCATAGCAATAGGCACTCAGCTCAAAGTTGAGAGGCCCGGTAAGGCAGGAGGTATGACTTCTTGCGATAGCATAGAGGGTCCTATAGTTCTTTTAAAGAATGGAGATTTGATACAAATCAACGAGCTTGAAAAAGCTAGGGAGTATTACGATTCCGTTGTTGAAATTGTGGATGTTGGTGAGATGCTTATTCCCTACGGAGAGTTCTTGGAGAATAATCATCCTTTAATTCCTGGAGCATATGCTGTAGAATGGTGGGAACAGGAAGCGGAGAGGGTTGGATTTCATGGGGAAATCAAGAATAGTTTCGAAGCTTTTCAAATATCTGAAGAGTATTCCGTTCCACTGCATCCAGACTACAATTTGTTCTGGCATGATTTGAGTTTAGAAGAATTGAGAAAATTATCTGAATTTTTAGAGAATCACTCTTTTTGGAAAGATGAAAAATTGTATGTGGAGAAAAATTGGGAGATAAAAGAAATATTGAAAAAATTAGGTGCATTGCACCTTGAGCGTGAGTATTACATTCTTGACAGATACGCTTATCCCCTTTTGAGAGGAGTTGGTTTAGATTTGAAAGATGGGAAAATTGTAAGAAGAAAAGAGATTAAAGAAGGAAATATAATGGATGTTGTTTCAGAATTGGCAGGGGTAAAGATAAGAGAGAGAGCACCTGTTAGAATCGGTGCAAGAATGGGCAGGCCTGAGAAGGCAGCGCCTAGAAAGATGAAACCTCCGATTCACTCTCTTTTCCCAATAGGAGATGCAGGAGGTAATAGAAGACTTATAACCGAAGCAATAAATAAAAAAATCATTCCAATTGAGATAGGCATAAGAAAATGTCCAAAATGCGGAGAGAAAACGATACTGCCCTTCTGCCCAAAATGCGGAGCACCCACACAATTCATGGAGAAGGTAGTTGTAAAAAAAGTGGATATATCTGATCTATTCGCGAGGGCACAGGAATATCTTGGTGAGAATGTGGATTGGGATGTCAAGGGAGTAAAGAAGATGATGTCTCAAGAGCACATACCTGAAAGGTTAGAGAAGGGGATTCTTAGGGCTAAAAACGGAGTTTATGTTTTCAAAGATGGTACTGCAAGATTCGATATGAGCGATATAGCAATAACCCATTTTAGGCCTAAGGAAATAGGGCTAAGTGTTGAAAAAGCAAGAAAATTGGGATACACGAAAGATTATCTTGGCCACGATCTTAAAGATGGGGAGCAACTCTGCGAGTTAAAGGTTCAAGATATAATAATTCCAAAGAGTGCTGCCGATTACCTTATAAAAATTGCAAATTATGTTGATGACTTGCTTGAGAAATTTTACAAGATGAAACGCTTCTACAATGTGAAAAAGAGAGAAGACCTGATAGGACATCTTGTAATTGGATTAGCACCACACACATCTGCAGGTATACTTGGTAGAATTATTGGATTTTCAGATGCCAATGTTGGCTTTGCGCATCCATTTTTCCATGCTGCAAAGCGCCGCAATTGTGATGGAGATGAGGACTCAATAATGCTCCTTCTTGAAGGTCTTTTGGATTTCTCTCGCAAGTTTCTTCCCTCAACTCGCGGAGGGTTGATGGATGCACCCTTAGTTCTGACTACTAGGATCACTCCCACAGAGATAGACAAAGAGGCCTTGCATGTGGATGTTATGGAGAGGTATCCTTTAGAGTTCTACGAAGCAACTTTAAAGTATGCAAAACCAGATGAAGTTGCAGATATTATGGATTTTGTGAAGAAGAGAATTGAAACTCCAAGGCAATATGAGGGTTTTAAATTCACCCACGATACAAGGGACATAAATGTGGGTGTTTTGACCTCTGCCTATAAGGTTCTTGGTAGTATGCAAGAAAAACTTGATAGCCAGTTGCAATTGGCAAGGAAGATAAGGGCTGTTGATGAGCATGACATGGCTGCAAGGATAATTGCGCATCATTTCATCCCCGATATAATGGGTAACTTGAAAAAATTCGGCACACAGGGATTTAGATGCACAAAATGCGGAGCTAAATACAGGAGAGTACCTTTGAACAATGTGTGCCCAAAATGTGGAGGTAATGTAATTCTCACTGTTTCGGAGGGCTCTGTGAAAAAGTATTTAGATAAAGCACTGAACCTTGCAGAAGAGTATGATGTGCCTCTGTATGTGAAGCAGAGAGTTCTCGCTCTCAAAGAATCTGTGGATTCTCTTTTTGCAGAGGAAGAGGAAAAAAATAAAATAACCCTTGAGTCTTTTCTTGCCGTATGA
- a CDS encoding NAD+ synthase, producing the protein MLELTLPDYAEETIIRFIRDFVGDKNAVIGLSGGLDSSTVAFLCVKALGKDKVLGVHMPDSITPKEDKEDAKLVAEKLGIEFRTIEIGEIVEKMNEKIKLKNEMSTANLKARIRMAILYGIANDENRLVTGTSNKSEILIGYFTKYGDGASDFAPIGDLYKTQVRMLAEKLGVPSRIISKAPTAGLLPGQSDEKEIGIKYEILDKILYGMELGFNENKIAEILDIDIKMVRRVFEMHERSRHKRVMLYIPKIGIRSVNTDWRE; encoded by the coding sequence ATGCTTGAACTTACCTTGCCCGATTATGCTGAAGAAACGATAATAAGATTCATTAGGGATTTTGTAGGTGATAAAAATGCAGTTATTGGCTTGAGTGGGGGCCTGGACTCTTCCACGGTTGCTTTTCTATGTGTGAAAGCTCTTGGTAAGGATAAGGTGCTTGGAGTGCATATGCCAGATTCTATCACGCCAAAAGAGGATAAAGAGGATGCAAAGCTCGTGGCTGAGAAGCTTGGAATAGAATTCAGAACAATAGAAATTGGAGAAATTGTTGAGAAGATGAATGAGAAAATAAAATTAAAGAATGAGATGAGCACTGCAAATTTGAAAGCACGCATTAGAATGGCCATTCTTTATGGCATAGCCAATGACGAAAATAGATTGGTAACTGGCACGAGCAATAAAAGTGAAATTTTGATAGGATACTTCACAAAGTATGGTGACGGTGCTAGCGATTTTGCACCCATAGGTGATTTGTACAAGACACAAGTTAGAATGCTTGCAGAGAAGCTCGGAGTACCATCCCGTATAATCTCAAAAGCCCCAACTGCAGGATTACTTCCAGGGCAGAGTGATGAAAAGGAGATAGGAATAAAGTATGAGATTTTGGATAAAATCCTCTATGGTATGGAACTTGGATTCAACGAAAATAAGATTGCAGAAATTTTGGATATAGATATAAAAATGGTGAGAAGAGTATTTGAGATGCACGAGAGAAGCAGGCATAAAAGGGTAATGCTCTACATACCAAAAATAGGAATTAGGAGCGTTAATACAGATTGGAGAGAGTGA
- a CDS encoding DUF424 domain-containing protein, whose translation MSKFEHGIAMRIYKIRGEVMLAACDRELLGKKFEEGELVIEVKKNFYYEAFVSEQTFINSMKIATIANLVGDRVISLAIREGYIDEENVMRIDGVPHAQMVLLF comes from the coding sequence ATGTCCAAGTTTGAGCACGGAATAGCAATGCGAATATACAAGATAAGAGGCGAGGTGATGCTCGCCGCATGCGATAGAGAGCTCTTGGGCAAGAAATTTGAAGAAGGGGAGCTTGTGATTGAAGTAAAGAAGAATTTTTACTATGAGGCATTTGTAAGTGAGCAGACATTTATAAACAGTATGAAAATCGCCACAATTGCGAATTTGGTGGGAGATAGAGTTATCTCGCTTGCGATAAGAGAAGGTTATATCGACGAGGAGAATGTTATGAGAATCGATGGAGTGCCCCATGCGCAAATGGTGCTGCTCTTCTAA
- a CDS encoding minichromosome maintenance protein MCM, which translates to MEFNENEIRDMWHEFFSRTDYGNKLNEIADEYPDTRSIYIRFEDIENYKPLFAEDFLKNPEIYIKIGEEEIRSYIHDNEKHIHLRIHQLPRDRRKEIRELRSVHVGQFLSIEGIIRRASEVRPKLKFGAFRCSDCGGITKIEQTGIRLIEPVKCAVCGKSRFSNDKKSAPIKFTFIPEKSEFVDTQKAEIQDNPENLRGREQPQRLMAYLEDDIAGEIVPGDRVVLNGILKVKERRMFGNVRSTEFDIFIDVVSIDKESKELESIEITEEDERLIKEEARKGDIIDRMRRAIAPTIYGMEIEKEALLLQMFGGVTKKMKDGTRIRGDIHILLVGDPGTAKSQLLQYMAQLAPRGIYTSGKGSSAAGLTATAVRDETGRWTLEAGALVLADLGLAAIDEIDKMNATDRDSIYQAMEQQIIAVTKAGIYATLMARCSILGAANPKYGRFDVSRPLVDQIDLPTPLLSRFDVIFKILDRPNPERDKALANHVLEAHLAGEMLQLEEEDNIVVKQFETGMTPEFIRKYVAYAKRNIIPKMSDEAKDLILKKYVDTRKMYEETKAVPITPRQLEAMVRLAEASARARLSDIVTKEDAERAIRIVDYFLKETSMDESGIIDSDVLYTGISSRQRSAMERMELIIKSLASSNNGFARKEDIIEEAKKEGIDEVKAEQILERMHRQGIIAETKRGVYKYVQV; encoded by the coding sequence ATGGAATTTAATGAAAATGAAATAAGAGATATGTGGCACGAGTTTTTTTCACGCACAGATTATGGAAACAAGTTGAATGAGATTGCGGACGAGTATCCTGATACAAGGAGCATTTACATAAGATTTGAGGATATTGAAAATTACAAACCTCTTTTTGCAGAGGATTTTTTGAAGAACCCTGAAATTTACATAAAGATTGGAGAGGAGGAGATAAGGAGTTATATTCACGATAACGAGAAGCATATTCATCTACGCATCCACCAATTGCCTAGGGACAGGAGAAAGGAGATACGAGAGCTCAGGAGTGTGCATGTAGGGCAATTTCTAAGCATTGAAGGCATAATAAGAAGGGCGAGCGAGGTGCGTCCTAAACTAAAATTCGGAGCTTTTAGATGTAGTGACTGTGGAGGAATTACTAAGATTGAGCAAACGGGAATTAGGTTAATTGAACCTGTGAAATGCGCAGTTTGCGGAAAATCTAGATTCTCAAATGATAAAAAATCAGCTCCCATAAAATTCACATTCATACCTGAGAAATCAGAGTTTGTAGACACGCAGAAGGCCGAGATTCAGGACAATCCTGAGAATTTGAGGGGTAGGGAGCAGCCCCAGCGTCTCATGGCTTACTTGGAGGATGATATTGCAGGAGAGATAGTGCCTGGAGATAGAGTGGTTTTAAATGGAATTTTGAAAGTCAAGGAGCGCAGGATGTTTGGAAATGTTCGCTCTACCGAGTTTGATATTTTCATCGATGTTGTGAGCATAGACAAGGAGAGCAAAGAGCTTGAAAGTATTGAAATAACGGAAGAGGATGAGAGATTGATAAAGGAGGAGGCTAGAAAGGGAGACATAATTGACAGAATGCGAAGGGCAATAGCCCCTACAATATATGGAATGGAGATAGAGAAAGAAGCGCTCCTGCTTCAAATGTTTGGAGGGGTAACCAAGAAAATGAAGGATGGAACGAGAATAAGGGGAGATATACATATCTTGCTTGTTGGAGATCCTGGTACTGCCAAGTCCCAATTACTGCAATATATGGCACAACTTGCTCCCAGAGGCATATACACCTCTGGCAAGGGCTCCTCAGCTGCTGGCTTAACTGCAACAGCAGTGCGAGATGAAACTGGACGCTGGACCTTAGAGGCTGGAGCATTAGTTCTTGCGGATTTAGGCCTTGCAGCCATTGACGAGATAGATAAGATGAACGCAACTGATAGGGATAGTATCTATCAAGCCATGGAGCAGCAGATAATCGCTGTAACTAAGGCGGGTATATATGCAACCTTGATGGCAAGATGCTCAATTTTAGGTGCTGCAAATCCAAAGTATGGGAGGTTTGATGTAAGTAGACCCCTCGTAGACCAGATTGACTTACCCACTCCTCTCCTATCTAGATTTGATGTAATATTCAAGATTCTTGATAGGCCCAATCCCGAGAGAGATAAGGCCCTAGCCAATCATGTTTTGGAGGCGCATTTGGCAGGTGAGATGCTTCAGCTTGAAGAAGAGGATAACATCGTTGTAAAGCAGTTTGAAACGGGGATGACTCCTGAGTTCATAAGGAAGTATGTGGCTTATGCAAAGAGAAATATAATTCCAAAGATGAGCGATGAAGCTAAGGATCTAATTTTGAAAAAATATGTGGATACGAGAAAAATGTACGAGGAGACAAAGGCAGTGCCTATAACTCCCAGGCAGCTTGAAGCTATGGTTAGGCTGGCAGAGGCATCTGCAAGGGCAAGATTGAGTGATATAGTAACTAAGGAAGATGCTGAGAGGGCAATTAGAATAGTGGATTATTTCTTAAAAGAAACATCTATGGACGAGAGCGGAATAATTGATTCAGATGTTTTATACACAGGGATAAGCTCAAGGCAGAGAAGCGCTATGGAGAGGATGGAGCTTATAATAAAGAGCCTAGCTAGTAGCAACAATGGGTTTGCAAGAAAGGAGGACATAATAGAAGAGGCCAAGAAAGAGGGTATAGATGAGGTGAAAGCAGAGCAGATATTGGAGAGGATGCACAGGCAGGGAATAATAGCAGAAACAAAGAGAGGAGTGTACAAATATGTCCAAGTTTGA